One part of the Anopheles coustani chromosome 2, idAnoCousDA_361_x.2, whole genome shotgun sequence genome encodes these proteins:
- the LOC131265890 gene encoding alpha-tocopherol transfer protein-like: MDTEANGNLEKWPQVTRESIVKLKQWLATQPHLPQVQEHDIALFLHANYGDLEATQRTIENYYTHRSSNRECFAGRDIFNEALQTALSIMMITMLPGETKEGYKMIYTRLLTSDTTHFNHPQILKLITMCLDLWVRLEGNANGHIMLMDMQGMHLSHMTKLNMGAAKKHMFYVQEALPIRLKQIHFINVVPFMNQLMFLTKPFMRKDVQEMINMHVNLDTLHQAVPVESLPNEYGGNGGSFDELEKSFKDKLYAHNDWFRTMETHDLVDETKRQSKPKRYLFGLF; this comes from the exons ATGGATACTGAAGCAAACGGAAACCTCGAGAAGTGGCCTCAGGTGACTCGGGAGAGCATCGTGAAGCTCAAACAATGGCTCGCTACGCAGCCTCATCTACCGCAAGTTCAAG aACACGACATTGCCCTGTTTTTGCATGCGAACTATGGTGATCTGGAAGCGACCCAGCGCACGATTGAAAACTACTACACGCACCGCTCAAGCAATCGAGAGTGTTTCGCCGGCCGAGATATTTTCAACGAAGCACTGCAGACGGCGCTTAGTATCAT gaTGATCACGATGTTGCCTGGCGAAACAAAGGAAGGTTACAAAATGATTTACACAAGACTGTTAACGTCAGACACCACTCACTTCAACCATCCACAAATATTGAAACT GATTACCATGTGCCTGGATCTGTGGGTGAGATTAGAGGGTAACGCAAACGGACACATCATGCTGATGGACATGCAAGGGATGCACCTCAGTCATATGACGAAGTTGAATATGGGGGCAGCAAAGAAACACATGTTCTACGTGCAGGAAGCTCTCCCAATACGGCTAAAGCAGATACACTTCATCAATGTGGTGCCGTTTATGAATCAGTTAATGTTTCTCACAAAACCGTTTATGCGCAAAGATGTACAGGAGATGATAAATATGCATGTCAATCTAGACACCCTGCATCAAGCCGTTCCCGTCGAAAGTTTGCCCAACGAATATGGTGGAAATGGTGGTTCCTTCGACGAGCTTGAGA AATCCTTCAAAGACAAATTATATGCTCATAACGACTGGTTTCGCACTATGGAGACCCATGACTTGGTggacgaaacgaaacgccaATCTAAACCTAAACGATATTTATTTGGTCTGTTTTGA
- the LOC131267360 gene encoding pyruvate dehydrogenase E1 component subunit alpha type II, mitochondrial-like isoform X2, translating to MLSNVAKSIGQRSLFGNLKSLTNQRNNGYASEATFETRAFKLHNLEEGPSTSVTVSKEDALKYYGQMYTIRRMETAAGNLYKEKVIRGFCHLYSGQEACAVGMRAAMRPEDSCITAYRCHGWTFLMGVSVQAVLSELTGRSSGCARGKGGSMHMYGRNFYGGNGIVGAQVPLGVGIGFAAKYNGTKGACIALYGDGAANQGQLFEVYNMAKLWNSPCIFVCENNGYGMGTSVERASANTNYYTRGDYVPGIWVDGMDVLAVREATRFALEHTSSGKGPILMETATYRYSGHSMSDPGTSYRSRDEIAEVRQTRDPITSLREKILTTELASVEELKEIEGKIRAEVDAATKVAKTDKEISVDELTADIYSNPQNLTSVRNTLPLSELAHKRLGKAVNM from the exons ATGCTCTCGAACGTAGCAAAATCGATCGGCCAACGTAGTTTGTTTGGCAATCTG aaatcTCTGACAAACCAGCGAAATAATGGATATGCATCGGAAGCTACATTCGAGACACGA GCTTTCAAGCTGCACAATCTCGAGGAAGGACCGTCCACATCTGTGACGGTGAGCAAGGAAGACGCCCTTAAGTACTATGGACAAATGTACACGATTCGTCGCATGGAAACGGCCGCCGGCAATCTGTACAAAGAGAAAGTGATAAGAGGTTTCTGCCACCTGTATTCGGGCCAGGAGGCGTGCGCCGTCGGAATGCGTGCTGCTATGCGCCCCGAGGATTCCTGCATTACGGCGTACCGTTGCCATGGTTGGACCTTTCTGATGGGTGTGTCGGTGCAGGCGGTCCTATCGGAATTAACTGGTCGCAGCAGTGGGTGCGCTCGTGGCAAGGGAGGTAGTATGCATATGTACGGCAGGAATTTCTACGGCGGCAACGGTATCGTTGGAGCACAGGTTCCACTTGGCGTCGGAATAGGCTTTGCGGCGAAGTATAATGGTACGAAGGGTGCCTGCATTGCCCTCTACGGTGACGGTGCCGCCAATCAGGGTCAGCTGTTTGAGGTCTACAACATGGCCAAGCTATGGAACTCGCCGTGCATTTTTGTGTGCGAAAACAACGGCTACGGCATGGGTACTAGTGTGGAGCGTGCTTCGGCAAACACCAACTACTACACCCGGGGAGACTATGTGCCCGGCATCTGGGTCGACGGTATGGACGTGCTGGCCGTTCGCGAAGCGACCCGTTTCGCCCTGGAGCACACCTCGTCTGGCAAAGGACCGATCCTGATGGAAACGGCCACCTACCGCTACTCGGGACACTCGATGTCCGATCCTGGCACGAGCTACCGTTCCCGCGATGAAATCGCCGAAGTGCGTCAAACGCGTGATCCGATCACCTCGCTGCGCGAGAAGATTTTGACGACCGAGCTGGCCTCGGTGGAGGAGTTGAAGGAGATTGAAGGCAAAATCCGTGCGGAAGTAGACGCAGCCACTAAAGTCGCCAAAACCGATAAAGAAATTTCCGTGGATGAGCTGACTGCGGACATTTACTCCAATCCGCAGAATCTTACCTCTGTCCGAAACACGTTGCCACTATCGGAGCTAGCACACAAGCGACTCGGTAAAGCGGTCAACATGTAA
- the LOC131267360 gene encoding pyruvate dehydrogenase E1 component subunit alpha type II, mitochondrial-like isoform X1, with protein sequence MGISKWVNTIFRSSKQVAATAEAIQTSHSANSKGIGEEKLKSLTNQRNNGYASEATFETRAFKLHNLEEGPSTSVTVSKEDALKYYGQMYTIRRMETAAGNLYKEKVIRGFCHLYSGQEACAVGMRAAMRPEDSCITAYRCHGWTFLMGVSVQAVLSELTGRSSGCARGKGGSMHMYGRNFYGGNGIVGAQVPLGVGIGFAAKYNGTKGACIALYGDGAANQGQLFEVYNMAKLWNSPCIFVCENNGYGMGTSVERASANTNYYTRGDYVPGIWVDGMDVLAVREATRFALEHTSSGKGPILMETATYRYSGHSMSDPGTSYRSRDEIAEVRQTRDPITSLREKILTTELASVEELKEIEGKIRAEVDAATKVAKTDKEISVDELTADIYSNPQNLTSVRNTLPLSELAHKRLGKAVNM encoded by the exons ATGGGTATATCCAAGTGGGTGAACACAATCTTCCGGTCAAGCAAGCAGGTTGCGGCCACTGCTGAAGCAATCCAAACTAGTCATTCTGCCAATTCTAAAGGCAttggtgaagaaaaattg aaatcTCTGACAAACCAGCGAAATAATGGATATGCATCGGAAGCTACATTCGAGACACGA GCTTTCAAGCTGCACAATCTCGAGGAAGGACCGTCCACATCTGTGACGGTGAGCAAGGAAGACGCCCTTAAGTACTATGGACAAATGTACACGATTCGTCGCATGGAAACGGCCGCCGGCAATCTGTACAAAGAGAAAGTGATAAGAGGTTTCTGCCACCTGTATTCGGGCCAGGAGGCGTGCGCCGTCGGAATGCGTGCTGCTATGCGCCCCGAGGATTCCTGCATTACGGCGTACCGTTGCCATGGTTGGACCTTTCTGATGGGTGTGTCGGTGCAGGCGGTCCTATCGGAATTAACTGGTCGCAGCAGTGGGTGCGCTCGTGGCAAGGGAGGTAGTATGCATATGTACGGCAGGAATTTCTACGGCGGCAACGGTATCGTTGGAGCACAGGTTCCACTTGGCGTCGGAATAGGCTTTGCGGCGAAGTATAATGGTACGAAGGGTGCCTGCATTGCCCTCTACGGTGACGGTGCCGCCAATCAGGGTCAGCTGTTTGAGGTCTACAACATGGCCAAGCTATGGAACTCGCCGTGCATTTTTGTGTGCGAAAACAACGGCTACGGCATGGGTACTAGTGTGGAGCGTGCTTCGGCAAACACCAACTACTACACCCGGGGAGACTATGTGCCCGGCATCTGGGTCGACGGTATGGACGTGCTGGCCGTTCGCGAAGCGACCCGTTTCGCCCTGGAGCACACCTCGTCTGGCAAAGGACCGATCCTGATGGAAACGGCCACCTACCGCTACTCGGGACACTCGATGTCCGATCCTGGCACGAGCTACCGTTCCCGCGATGAAATCGCCGAAGTGCGTCAAACGCGTGATCCGATCACCTCGCTGCGCGAGAAGATTTTGACGACCGAGCTGGCCTCGGTGGAGGAGTTGAAGGAGATTGAAGGCAAAATCCGTGCGGAAGTAGACGCAGCCACTAAAGTCGCCAAAACCGATAAAGAAATTTCCGTGGATGAGCTGACTGCGGACATTTACTCCAATCCGCAGAATCTTACCTCTGTCCGAAACACGTTGCCACTATCGGAGCTAGCACACAAGCGACTCGGTAAAGCGGTCAACATGTAA